One Brassica napus cultivar Da-Ae chromosome C4, Da-Ae, whole genome shotgun sequence genomic region harbors:
- the LOC106394374 gene encoding zinc finger CCCH domain-containing protein 32 isoform X1, translating into MDMYGRTPPTAMNGSHAPPQWTPGDADTGLLLQAESSMWRLGLGSEAYPQRAGAPDCAYYMRTGVCGYGSRCRFNHPPDRASVEATVRATGQYPERLGALPCQFYLKTGTCKFGASCKFNHPRNAAGGSMTHVPLNIYGYPVRQGENECSYFLKTGQCKFGITCKFHHPHPASAASATATLPPPASAPQFYSSVQQHSLMPGPPSSSLRPLLPGSYMQGAYGPMLLTTPGVLPIQAWNPYSAPVSPALSPGAQHAASLYGVTQLSSTTPGVYPSGVVTLKEESFPERPAEPECQYYLKTGDCKFGTSCKFHHPRDRVPPRPNCDLSSVGLPLRPGVQRCTFYVQNGFCKFGSTCKFDHPVGTIRYNPSASSLADAPVAPYPVTSLLASSSSSSAELIPGDPYLSGSRSTSNNISAGLIFSQIGVSLPPFTDLQLSSQTSLSLSGSRITRQGREIRRSF; encoded by the exons ATGGACATGTATGGACGCACTCCTCCAACGGCGATGAATGGCTCACATGCTCCTCCTCAATGGACCCCAGGAGACGCCGACACCGGACTACTCCTCcaag CAGAATCATCGATGTGGCGATTAGGGTTAGGTAGTGAAGCGTACCCGCAGAGAGCAGGTGCTCCTGACTGTGCCTACTACATGCGCACTGGTGTCTGTGGTTACGGTTCTAGATGCCGTTTCAACCATCCTCCCGATCGTGCCTCG GTTGAAGCAACTGTTAGAGCCACAGGACAGTATCCTGAACGCCTGGGTGCCCTCCCTTGTCAG TTTTATTTGAAAACTGGAACCTGTAAATTTGGGGCTTCATGCAAATTCAACCATCCAAGGAATGCAGCAGGTGGTTCCATGACCCACGTTCCTCTCAATATCTATGGCTACCCTGTCCGCCAG GGTGAAAACGAATGCTCTTACTTTTTGAAAACGGGGCAATGCAAATTTGGTATTACCTGTAAATTCCATCATCCTCACCCTGCTTCTGCTGCTTCTGCAACTGCAACTCTCCCACCTCCAGCTTCTGCACCTCAGTTTTATTCATCGGTGCAGCAGCACTCACTTATGCCTGGACCTCCTTCCTCTAGCTTGAGACCTCTTCTTCCCGGTTCTTATATGCAAGGCGCCTACGGTCCAATGCTATTAACCACCCCAGGGGTCCTTCCTATTCAAGCCTGGAATCCATACTCG GCACCTGTGAGCCCTGCTCTTTCTCCTGGTGCTCAGCACGCAGCTTCTTTGTATGGAGTTACACAGCTCTCTTCCACCACTCCCGGGGTCTATCCATCAGGTGTTGTTACCCTGAAAGAAGAGAGCTTTCCAGAGAGACCAGCCGAACCAGAGTGCCAGTACTATTTGAAAACAGGCGATTGTAAGTTTGGAACATCATGCAAGTTTCATCATCCTCGAGATCGGGTTCCACCAAGACCTAATTGCGACCTCAGCTCCGTTGGTCTTCCTCTACGTCCG GGTGTGCAACGTTGCACTTTCTACGTACAAAACGGCTTCTGTAAGTTTGGATCAACATGTAAATTTGATCATCCAGTGGGAACCATCAGATACAATCCTTCTGCATCCTCCCTCGCTGATGCACCCGTGGCTCCTTACCCTGTCACCTCTCTCTtggcctcttcttcttcttcctctgctgaGCTCATTCCGGGGGATCCTTACTTGTCGGGATCAAGAAGCACATCTAACAACATCTCAGCAGGTTTGATATTCTCCCAGATTGGCGTCTCACTTCCACCATTCACTGACCTCCAGCTCTCCAGCCAGACCTCTCTTTCCCTTTCCGGTAGCAGAATCACAAGACAAGGTCGAGAAATCCGTCGATCCTTTTGA
- the LOC106394374 gene encoding zinc finger CCCH domain-containing protein 32 isoform X2, translating into MDMYGRTPPTAMNGSHAPPQWTPGDADTGLLLQESSMWRLGLGSEAYPQRAGAPDCAYYMRTGVCGYGSRCRFNHPPDRASVEATVRATGQYPERLGALPCQFYLKTGTCKFGASCKFNHPRNAAGGSMTHVPLNIYGYPVRQGENECSYFLKTGQCKFGITCKFHHPHPASAASATATLPPPASAPQFYSSVQQHSLMPGPPSSSLRPLLPGSYMQGAYGPMLLTTPGVLPIQAWNPYSAPVSPALSPGAQHAASLYGVTQLSSTTPGVYPSGVVTLKEESFPERPAEPECQYYLKTGDCKFGTSCKFHHPRDRVPPRPNCDLSSVGLPLRPGVQRCTFYVQNGFCKFGSTCKFDHPVGTIRYNPSASSLADAPVAPYPVTSLLASSSSSSAELIPGDPYLSGSRSTSNNISAGLIFSQIGVSLPPFTDLQLSSQTSLSLSGSRITRQGREIRRSF; encoded by the exons ATGGACATGTATGGACGCACTCCTCCAACGGCGATGAATGGCTCACATGCTCCTCCTCAATGGACCCCAGGAGACGCCGACACCGGACTACTCCTCcaag AATCATCGATGTGGCGATTAGGGTTAGGTAGTGAAGCGTACCCGCAGAGAGCAGGTGCTCCTGACTGTGCCTACTACATGCGCACTGGTGTCTGTGGTTACGGTTCTAGATGCCGTTTCAACCATCCTCCCGATCGTGCCTCG GTTGAAGCAACTGTTAGAGCCACAGGACAGTATCCTGAACGCCTGGGTGCCCTCCCTTGTCAG TTTTATTTGAAAACTGGAACCTGTAAATTTGGGGCTTCATGCAAATTCAACCATCCAAGGAATGCAGCAGGTGGTTCCATGACCCACGTTCCTCTCAATATCTATGGCTACCCTGTCCGCCAG GGTGAAAACGAATGCTCTTACTTTTTGAAAACGGGGCAATGCAAATTTGGTATTACCTGTAAATTCCATCATCCTCACCCTGCTTCTGCTGCTTCTGCAACTGCAACTCTCCCACCTCCAGCTTCTGCACCTCAGTTTTATTCATCGGTGCAGCAGCACTCACTTATGCCTGGACCTCCTTCCTCTAGCTTGAGACCTCTTCTTCCCGGTTCTTATATGCAAGGCGCCTACGGTCCAATGCTATTAACCACCCCAGGGGTCCTTCCTATTCAAGCCTGGAATCCATACTCG GCACCTGTGAGCCCTGCTCTTTCTCCTGGTGCTCAGCACGCAGCTTCTTTGTATGGAGTTACACAGCTCTCTTCCACCACTCCCGGGGTCTATCCATCAGGTGTTGTTACCCTGAAAGAAGAGAGCTTTCCAGAGAGACCAGCCGAACCAGAGTGCCAGTACTATTTGAAAACAGGCGATTGTAAGTTTGGAACATCATGCAAGTTTCATCATCCTCGAGATCGGGTTCCACCAAGACCTAATTGCGACCTCAGCTCCGTTGGTCTTCCTCTACGTCCG GGTGTGCAACGTTGCACTTTCTACGTACAAAACGGCTTCTGTAAGTTTGGATCAACATGTAAATTTGATCATCCAGTGGGAACCATCAGATACAATCCTTCTGCATCCTCCCTCGCTGATGCACCCGTGGCTCCTTACCCTGTCACCTCTCTCTtggcctcttcttcttcttcctctgctgaGCTCATTCCGGGGGATCCTTACTTGTCGGGATCAAGAAGCACATCTAACAACATCTCAGCAGGTTTGATATTCTCCCAGATTGGCGTCTCACTTCCACCATTCACTGACCTCCAGCTCTCCAGCCAGACCTCTCTTTCCCTTTCCGGTAGCAGAATCACAAGACAAGGTCGAGAAATCCGTCGATCCTTTTGA